The Osmia bicornis bicornis chromosome 9, iOsmBic2.1, whole genome shotgun sequence genome has a segment encoding these proteins:
- the LOC114877468 gene encoding rhomboid-related protein 4-like, with product MRPVQRRQQGLQYGIYLLCMQAVNFGIEQIPPATLILIILQVLLYVGLIKVPWNAEEVCISAVKIFKYRDWKSFIVSNFEHGSDMHLYYNMVSLILKGSYLEPMYGTINFVILLAVLSLGCSAVYTFLGYTLMHLTGDYGYYTQCAIGFSAVLFALKIIVVCEEHDRIHDVGGFRVPSKIAVWVELVLIHLLVPQSSFLGHLGGILAGCLYCYTFVGEMIDNLIYNMSGTPIIHEEQFYRRRGSLFR from the exons aTGAGACCTGTTCAAAGAAGGCAACAAGGGCTGCAATACGGCATTTATTTGCTGTGTATGCAAGCTGTGAATTTTGGTATTGAGCAAATTCCACCAGCTActttgatattaattattctacaa GTTCTGCTATATGTTGGCTTAATAAAAGTTCCATGGAATGCAGAAGAAGTATGCATATCTgcagtaaaaatatttaaataccgTGATTGGAAATCTTTTATAGTATCAAATTTTGAACATGGCTCAGATATGCATCTGTATTATAATATGGTGTCATTAATCTTAAAGGGTTCATATTTAGAACCCATGTATGGGAcaataaattttgttattttattagcTGTCCTCTCGCTTGGATGTAGTGCTGTGTATACGTTTTTGGGTTACACTTTAATGCATTTAACTGGAGACTATGGATATTACACACAGTGTGCTATTGGATTCTCTGCTGTTTTGTttgcattaaaaataattgtagttTGTGAAGAACATGATAGAATACATGATGTTGGTGGATTTAGAGTTCCTAGTAAAATAGCTGTTTGGGTTGAGTTGGTATTAATTCATCTGTTGGTTCCCCAGTCTTCATTTCTGGGACATCTTGGAGGTATTTTGGCTGGTTGTTTATATTGTTATACTTTTGTTGGCGAAATGATTGACAActtaatatataatatgaGTGGTACTCCTATTATACATGAAGAACAGTTTTATAGAAGACGTGGTTCACTTTTtagataa